Genomic DNA from Aphelocoma coerulescens isolate FSJ_1873_10779 chromosome 31, UR_Acoe_1.0, whole genome shotgun sequence:
TCTCCTTCTTGCCCTTCCGGCTGCCCCTCTTCAGGTAGATCGGCACCTTGGTGGACATCTCGGCCAACGCAGCCCAGCCCGAGCCGGCGGCGCCTTCCCGGCCTCAGGACAACCTGCAAAcgaagagagaaagggaaaaacgCTCAAAGCCGAGTTCTGACACGTCAACGGAGCATCCTGGCCGTCGGCATGGGCCGGGAAATGAATTCCAGACGCTCCCCCGCTCTCCACTGGCCGCGTTATCGATACCCAAACTAGCAGGTAATGAAATCCAGGCGCTCGGGGCCTCGGCAGcgagagggaggaaaagcaggggagTCCAGAGGATTTGTGTTTGTAGGGAGGAATCGGGGTGTGGAGGTAGAGGTCGGGAGAGCAGAGTGCTGGGAAGAGGCGTTTTCAGCCCAAAAGGGATTTTCTCATTCTGACCCCGTCCCCTCGGCCCCGCGTTGTCCGGCCCCACCCAGCACCAGCTGGAGCAGAAACCAACGGAGATTTCGGCCGGAGGGGGAAGGAAGTTGGGGTTTCCCCTGTTTTAGCTGTGAGCTCTGAGTTCAGACGTCGGATCTGGGCCGGGTTTTCCAGCTGTGGGCAGAAATGAGGCAAAACCGGGAATTTTTGGTGCCATTAACGTGTCCAGCCTTGGGAGACACCTCAGTGGGACGGCAAAAGGGATGGAACAGGTTTGGGGCCACCGGAACGCTCTCTGTTAAATCAGCAAGTGGGAAGTTCTGGAGCTTTTCACCCTTTCacattttcagggaaaaaattccATCTGTCCCCTGTCGGCGGATCCAATCCGGTGCCGCCGGCAAGAACAGAGcagtttgggagggatttggggatgggTTTGTCCTGGGCTGGGACACCCTGAGGGGCCTCTCCTGGCCGGAATTCGACCCGGAAAAATCCCGGGGGAGCTGGGAGGATTTATCCTTaaaaacacaacaacaacaaggcCCCGAGGGATGGaaaatcccatttccccttcaacGCTCCGGCGTCACCTCAGTGCTGCCCAAACCTCCTCTGATCCCCACTGCCACCCGCCTATTCCCTGCTTTTAGGGAATGTTCCCTTgcaattccctgcttttcccccgttcccccttcccagtgccacaAACCCCGTGATGGACCCGCCCTCgtcccgctgccgccgctgccacTCCCGAGGCCAAAACCACCCCTGTGCTCTAATCCTATCTCTTATCCCCTGATTTCGGGAATATTCCCTTTTTATCCCGTTCGTAGGGAATACTTCTTTATTTTCCCCTAATTTTGGGGAATATTCCCTTATCATCCCCCGTTTTTAGGGAATGTTTCCCAATtatcccccgttttcccccaaatcccgtaCAGACCCCGCTACAGACCCGCGCTGGCGCCGGCGCCGCTCCCGAGGCCAAGAGGGAAGAGGATCCCGGGGCGATCCCGGGAATCAGCCCCGGGAGCGCGGccccggcagggcccggccggcCCTCGGCCCCATCCCGGCGGCTCCGGGCAGGAAAATCCTGACGGTGCAGAATCCAGCGCCGCTAATCCCGGGATTAGTGCGGGACGGgacgggcggggggcggccccgggctgACGGCGCAGAGAGGAGCCGGGGAAGGATCTTCCTTTGGAACCGGGGCCGGCGTGGGGCCCTCGGCCACGGAAAAACACCGGGGTCGTTGCAAAATTgtaggggaaaaagtggggtGGTAGGGAGAAAAAGGGTTTGTAGGGAAAAAGATGGATTTGTAGGGGAAAAGAGTGGGTTTGTAGGGaaaaagatggatttttttagggAAGAAAGGTGGGGATGCAAGAAAAAAGGATggatttttaggaaaaaaggtggatttgtagggaaaaaaagcctCCGAAATGTGAATTCCGAGGTGAGGCTGAGGGTGATGATGGGGACGAGCACCCCGGAGCCATGGGAACTATGGGATCGTTCCCCTCCTGGCCATCCCTGTTCCCACCCGAAATCGCCCTCCCTGACCCCAATTCCTCCCCCCGGCCGCTCCCGCTCGGCTGGGCCGGGACAAAGGCCGGGAATGTTCCGGGAGCTCCGTTCCCTTTGTGCTGGGGAGAAcaaaatccctgggaaaagggggTTGCAACGCCGGCAACGGGGGCAATTCcgtccccaaaaccccttttccgggcattttgggggattttttcccagGCAAACTCATGGCACTCCCCATTCCCTGCGGGGGAGATCCGGAACAGGTGGAAAATGggctggaaaaggaggaaagccaCAAGGAAACCTCCAATGAATAACTCATTTCTGGGAGCTTCCAGCAGCCGGCAGCTCTGGGCATCCCTAAAACTCCAGCAGAATCCAGGTGACCCCGGAAGGAAGAGTCAGGAatgaggaaaatggggaaaaacgggggaaaaggGGATGTTTTCCCCAGGATCCGAGTgggaggagctccaggagacGCTCCCAGGACTCCGACCCCACGGAATCTCCTGAATCAGCGGATTCGATTCCCACAGAGGGAAATTtgaggaattcttccctgtttccATCAATTCCGGCTTCAAGGGAGGCAATTCTGTTCCTTTTCCACCTGTTTTTGGCCATTTagggtttggattggaaggaatTTGGGCTCTTTTCGCCCGTCCTCAGCAGATCCCATCGCAGTACAggaaaattttgtttctttttcagcacTTTGGGCTTCAGCACATCCAAGGTTTTCATTTCCCGCCGGTTTTTGGCAATTCAGGCTCCGGCTCAGGAAAAGTTTGGGATCTTTTTGCCTCTTGCCAGAAATTTCTGCCTCACAGCCTGGAAATTCCATTCCTTTTCCGCCTGGTTTTGGAAATTCCTACCTCAATGTGaaattctttttcccttttctgcccATTTTCAGCCCCTTGAGCTTCAGGACCTCAAAATTTgttcttttccctgttttccattaaaaaaaaatcctccttttcTGCCCGTGTCCAGCATTTTGGGCTTTGCCACacagaaatttgggggattttggtcAATTTTCAGCAATTCTGGCTCCATCCGAGCAGCCcttccccatcccggtgtctcCACGAACAATTCCATCCACCTTTGCCAAAAGCGGGGATGCAGCGATGGAATTAAAACTCCTTTTCCCACGGGAATGGCCCGAGGGAGGAGCAGCCGCCAGGAACTCACCCAGGTCCTCCcattcctccccctcccggcccgTTCGGAGCCTTTTTTTGGTGCCCGAATTCAATCCTCGCCTCAAAATTTGCCCCTGGGAAGAAGATCTGCCCTGGGATCGCTCCGGAGAATGGATTTTCCCAAAAAGGATGGAAATGAGCCCATTTCCCTGCGCTGCCGGAGCTGCAGGagcgaggaagaggaagaacaaCCCTTTGGGATGAAGGCtgcggggttttttttagggaatgGGGATGCTGGGAGCGGCGCCAGGACCCGTCCGACAGCGCTCTGGGCACGGGAAAAGCTGGAATTGGTTAAAATGGGTTAAAACGGGGAACGAATTCCCCCCGTCCTGCCCCACCTCGAGAATCCAGCGGAGAATCCGGACCGGGGGCAGCGGGTCGGTGACAATTCCATGCCAGGGGACCCCGGGACCGgccccttttcccaggaaaacgCCGATTTCGGGGAAAGGCGCTCGGCGGTCGGGAGAATCCAGAGGGAAGCCGGAGGATGAGAAAGCGCcggctcagggcagggaaatCTCGGCCTCGGCCACTCCCCGAcccctcccggtgtccccggtgACAAACCCGGCCCGAGGGGCGGCCAGGAAATCCACGGAAAAgccaaaaaacccaggaaaaacagcagcagctccgcccggccgggccccgcccgggaATTCCCGGGATGTGGCGCAGGagccgggccgggagcgggcGCAGCTCGGGCACGGGGCCGGAGTCCGCTCGGGCTCCCGGGACGCTCCTTAAAAGGGGGACTCGGAAATCCACGGATTCTCCCGTTTGCAAGGAAAAACGCCCGCAAAGCGCCGGGATCCGGGATCCGGCCTCTgtcccgcggccgctccggggCTCCGGCGGCTGCTCCAGGGGCGATCCCGGCGTTGCTCGGGGATCCAGGGGCTATCCCAGAGCTCCCGGGACCATTCCGGGGCTGTTCCAGGGCTCCGGGGGCTATTCCGGGACCATTCCGGGGCTGTTCCGGGGATCCAGGAGCAATCCCAGGGCTCCCGGGACCATTCCGGGGCTCCGCCGCTGGTTTACGCCGGGAGCGGGCGGAGCCGGGGGGGCTCCAATTAAGCTCTGGTTTAATTAAGCAGGGAagcggaggggtgggggggcagcgggggaaGGAGCCGCTCTTTTTCCCCCGGATAAAAGGAAGGAATCGCCCCCTTTCCCTTTGAATCGCGGATGCGGCAGCGACGCGAACGCGGCCGGGGCCGCAGGGAGAGCTCTGCCCGCCCTCCCCGCAGCATCCCGGGATCCCGAGCTCCCCCttcccccgccgcctcccgggTTCCCGGCGCTGTCACCTGCAGGCCCGGGAGATCCCCGGGATCGgggccgggatcgggatcgggatcccGGCGcgcccgcggccgctccggcgCCGCTCCAGGCCCCACCCCGGCCTCGCTTCCCTTCCCGGGAATTCCCGGAGCTTCCTCGGCCGCTCCCCGGGATGGGCCGCGGGAAAAGCGCCCCGGGGGAGTGGGAATAAAGCCGGAAAAGAATCCCAGCGGGACCCGTGGCGGGGGTTCCTGCCCCCGCCCTAAAGTCCTCGGGATTCCCGAATTAAATCCCGAATTAGGGGTGCGGTTGAGCGGGGTGGCCGCTGTGgggggagctggaattcccaaAATCGCCCCAGGACGCGGCCCTGACTCATCCCGCTGCGGTTTTAACTAAAATCGGTGTTTTTCCAAGGGAAACCGAGGCTGGCAGAGGAGAATCCAAGGAGAAAactgggagaaaatgggggtttggtcCCCTCCCCCGCAGGtgcaaaaaatggaaataaagcaggaaataggagggaaaacaaaaccGGGAAGATTTTATGGATGCTggaaaaactgtattttattcGGAGTGAAAAGTGCTGGAATTGggcaaagagcagaggaggaacCGGGATGTGACAGTCGGAGGTGACCACGGCACTTCCTGGCTGCTCCATGGGGAGAaagtggggatttttgggaaaatCCCAGTCCCACACCAGAGTTGTGAGGGAaatctccctccccagccccaattttccctggttttaccccaaaatcccccccctgGATCCACCTTTTCCCCTTAGGAAATGACACCGTGAGTAACAAaaacttttaattaattttcagcTTCATCACCATAAATTTGAGgcaaaaagggagggaaaagggtcAAAGCCAGACCCAGAGTTGGTTTTTCCGAGGAAGCAACGGCGCAGCCCTGCCAGGAATCTGTAATTAATTGGTTTCGGACTAATTAAAGTCCAAGTCCCCTAACGAGACCACTGAAGGCGAGGGGTGACTCCGGGACGGGGAGGATCCCACACCCGGATTCCCCTTCCCGAATTCCCTTTTCCGTGGGTGAATCCCGCTGGGGAAATTCCTCCGTGCGCCAAacgattttggggagtttttaaCCAGAATTCCAGGCGTTTTTAACCAAAATCCCAGGAGTTTTCAGCAGCTGTGGGTGGGGAACAGGCGGAGCTGGGGCCTCAGATCCTCACGACCTGGGCGGCCACGCAGGGGCTGCTCCGGGGATCGCCCCTGGGGTTGTCCCCAGGATGGTCACCAGGATGGTCACCATGATGGTCACCATGATGGTCACCAGGATGGTCACCAGGATGGTCACCAGGATGGTCACCACGATGGTCCCTCCGGAGCAGCAGCCGCCCGTAGGTGCCCCCGGCCTGGCCCTTGGTCAGGCGCCCGGGGTTGATgcagatgcagcccaggacgtcctgggggggacagaggggtcagcGGTCACAGGGACGGAGGGGACCCCACGGACACAGCGGGACTGGGACCCTCCAGCCCGTCCagaccccccagccccaatcccggcccttcccctgctttattcCCGCTGGAATTGCGggctgtgcccccccccccccccccgggggggtttggggtccccgcTGACCTTGATGAAGAAGCGGAGCTCGGAGGGGGTGACGAGGACGTCGGGGGTCACCGGCAGCGCCGCGAAGGCCGACAAGTTCTCGTAGTCCACGTTGAGCTCCTCGGAGGGCGGGTACAGGGGGTAGAAACTGCACGGGCAGCGTTTTGGGGAGGAAAGAGCCGTTTTGGGGAGGAAAGAGCCGTTTTGGGGAGGAAAGAGCTGTTTCAGGGGGTGTGGCTGTGCCAGAGTTCCGGGGAATCTGCCACGGACCCGCCCTGGGATGGACAGTGTGGAAACGCTCCAGGGTCAGAGGGTTCCCGACCCCAAAACGGGCGTTTTTAAGGTTAAAAGGCGACTCTGAAGGGGCAGGTGGTGAGGAGGGAACAGGATTTTCCTCGTTtggccccaaaccagcccagtTCGGGCCCTGCCCTCACCTCCGCTGGGTCAGGATGTGCCGCAGGATCCGCGTGAAGCGGTCGGAGATCCCGGAGGAGCTGCGGGACAGAGGGGAGGGAAATGGGTgagaaaagggaggaaatgggaaaaaagaaatgggggaaaagggaaacagaAGGGGAAAACAGGGTGAGGAAGAGGGGATaaaggggggaagggaagagcgagaagggggggagaaaaggggaaaaaagggggagaaaatgctaaaaaaaggggggagattaaagaaaaggggaaaaaaagtcaaaaagagggggaaaaggtcAAAAAGAGGCACCTGCTGATCTCCTCAGCCCCCATGTGGAAGAGGAGGTCGGTGGAGGTGAGGCCGAAGACGACGCCGTCGATGTCCAGGGTGCAGGGCTCGGGCACCAGGAGCACGCgctggacacacggacacggggCTGGACATCCAGGACACCCCTGGAGAGCCCCAGAatgccccaaacccaccccaaacttgCCCTGGAATGCCCTAAATCTGCCCTAAAATGCCACAAACCCACTCTGAAATGCTCTAAATCAGCCCTAAACTGCCCCAATCCCAACAAGTTTTCCTTAAACCCCCAAAAtgttccccaaaatccacaggaCCGAGCTGGATTTTCTGCAGGAGCATCAAATCTGCTCCTAAGGGATAAAGAATCATTAAATGAGGAAACTTGAACCCAAAATGGGCCTGGAGGGGCAGTGGGAGCTCTGGACTTCCAATCCCAAATCCTTTGTCCCTTGGGAAGCTGCAGCAGGAATCGCTgccggggggggggaaaaaagggggatttcaccccaaatctcAGCTGGGCTTTACCAGGACATGGAGGGATCTCCTGGGAactcatttttggggggaaaagtggAATTGTGGGGTCAGTACCGCTCTGTCCTCCTTGGGCAGGTCCGGGAAGGGGAAGGGCGGCTGCGGATACACGAAATCGTGGGCGACGTCCCGGAGCGACGGCACCAGGACGAgctgggagccagcactggggggaaaagagggaaaaatgggattggggggggggaaatgagaGATTTGAGCCCGTTTGGGGTGAaaagtggggttttggggcaaaAACTCCCCGTGGGAATGAGGAATTCCAGGCCATTCCTGTCCCCACCTCCTCGTGCCCTCGATGATCGTcctgaggcagagctggaacACGTCCGAGAAGGAGcccaggagctggcagctctgGATTGAGGGAAAACAACGGGATTGGCACAATTCCcatatttttggggggttttttggggatctGGTGCTGCCCCAAATCAACAGGgatggaggggatttggggggagccCTCCTCACCTCCACCTGCTCGTGTTTGGCATCCAGGAACGGCCCAAGCTGTGGGAAAACGGGAAAAACAGCGAAGAACCACCTTAAATCACCCCCCAGAAAAGctcatttttaattgttttcaaTAACTCTCATTAATGAACCCCCAATTTTAGCCCACAGCCCCAAAATTTCAGGGCAAAACGAGCCCCAGGAGGGGAAATTGCTGAAATGGATGCGTCGTGCCCAGGCAGGGAATCAGGATTTGACTCCAAGGGCAGAATGTGCTGTTAAAACGGAGCTTTTCTGTCACTTTGGGGTGAGAAATGAGGATCTGGGGGACTcttaggggaaaaatgggaggttTGGGCACTTTCAGGGCAAAAAGTGGATGTTTTGGGGTTCAGAAGTGGAGTTTTAATGTGAACTTTGAAGGGTTTGGAGCCTCCCAAGCGTTTCGAGGCTGCAGGGTCGGGGTGAGGGGTGCAGGACTGGGTTAATAACGATGAAGGTAATTAAATATTCACTGTTAACGAGGGAGTAATTGGGGTGCCCCTCACCAGGATACAAACGTCGGGGCGGTCGCGGGCCACGACCTCCAGGAGGTCACTCAGGGGCTCGAAGGCGACGCCGTCCGAGGGCGTGAAGGGGCCACAGGCCACCAGCACCATCCTCTgctctggggggaaaaaggggttttgggggaaaaagaggagtTTTGGGAAAAAGAGGGTttttgggaaaagaggggaaatttagggatggaaaatgggggttttgggaacACAAAGGGTTTGGGGGATGGAAAGGGGAATgtagggagggaaaaaggggagaaaaagcgGCTTGGGGACAACAAAGACGGGAGTTGAGGGCCTAAAAGGGAGATTTGGGATCCAAAATGGGGGCCTCGGGGGTGAAAAGGAGTTTGGGGACAAaaacggggatttggggacaaagAGCAGAGGCACCGGGGCTCACCTGCCATTGGCTCCGTGGAGGTGTGGAAGGGCAGCGGGATCCCCTGTGGGAGAGCCGGGAAcgtccccaaatgcccccattcccccccaaatgcccccattcccccccaaatgccccaattcccccccaaatgcccccagcAGCGGGGTCACCTCGTAGAGCTTGGACACCACCATCCTCCTGCCCGTGCTGTTGGTGCCTTCCAGCGCCACGACCTgcgggacaccgggaatgggggaaaagggtgggaattggggaaaaggggcggggagggaagggggaccCCCCAAAGCCGCACCTGGCCCGGGAACAGGGAATATTCCGGCAGCTCCGAGAGGTCCAGCGGGACCTGGGCTCCCCCCGAGTGCTCCCGGTCCCCCACCAGCAGCACGGATTTGGCGTTGAGCTTCCCGTTCCCGTCACAGCTGATCTGCCCCAGCACCGTCACCGGCTCCTGCGGGACCCCAAAACGGGGGGTTTCACCCCAAAATAGGGGAATTTCACCCCAGAAAGGGGGCCTGGGATCTCACCTGAGCCGGGAGCGCGGTCGAGGTGAAGCCATCCAGGCCGTGGTGCCTCCGCAGGACCTCCCCGAGCTCCTCCACCCGCCCGGCCAGCGCTGGGGGGGACCTCGGTGTCACCAAACAGCCCCTGAGCACCCCCAACCCGGGCTGTCCCCAACCTCCCCCGCTCCACCAGCACCTTCCCGGACGTCCAGCGCCTTCTGGAACATGAATTTGTAGGGTTTGGTGAGGTTCTCCTCGGGGCAGCCGAAGAGTTTGACGGCGCAGCCGCCGCGGCCGCTCCAGGCCGGGCTCTGGACGGGGCCAAACGAGGCCACGACCTCGCCCCGGCCCCCACGGGACGAGTATTTCTGGGAGggggtgacactgtggggacaggaAAACGGGTTGTGAATCCTGCCAGGAGTTGTCCCACCCCGAAAACTCCGCGGATTTCGGGTTCTCCTCCTTTCCATTACCCCCGTTCCGAGCATTAAAAGATAAACGGAGCTTAAAGGGGTGAATTCCCTGACCTGTGAAGGCGGCGTTTTGACAGGGTTTAATGGTTTGTGTTGATTAAGGAGTCTTTAAAAACGACAAGTGTTTGTAAGCCTCAAAAGTTCGTTATTTCAGTGAGTTTAGCGGGGTTTTAACGAACTCCCAGCTTACAGGTCTTCCCCAGTGTTCCCCTCTCAGCTTCAATACTGTTGTAgtttgaaaggaaaggaagaaaagaaggagaaaagggtGGGCAGAAAAAGGAGCCAATTCCTCGAGCTGTGATTTAAGGgaagccccccaggacccctcaccCACCTCGGGGAGAAGCTGCCGGGGGAGAAGAGCCCATAGGGGCTGCGGGACGACGGCGCCCGCTTGGGCCGGGGCGTCTCCGGAGTGGAATTGCCGCGTTTCTGGGAGCCCTGCGAGGGAACATTCACCAGAAAAGGACGTTTCCAGGCTTGTTTTAAAGCAAACCCcgtggatttggggggtgccCACCTTGGATGGGGTGGTGTAGGCGTCCAGCAGcttgtcctcctcttcctcgtcaaGGCTGATGCTCGTTAAGGGGCACCAACGCTCCTGGTTTGGGGTGAAGGCTCCCCAGGATCCCCAAATCCAATAATCCCTCCCATTCCCGTGCCTCCGCTGGGGATCTGTGACAGCTCACAGCCCCCATTTTctgccagagccccccaaacccctcggGATTTCGGGATACAGCTCCTGCAGCGAGTGGATGTCGTGGAGGAGCCCCCGGCGCTCGTCCCGCCCGCGCCGGCTCCGGCTGCTGCGCTTGGCCAGGACCTGGGGCAGCGGGGAGGGGGTGTGAGGGTTCCCTGCCATccccgggggttttggggcgcaGGGGGGAGTCGGGGACCCCCACCTCGTGCTCGAAGGCGTCGAGGCCCTCGGGGGTGAGCTGGAGGTCGAGGTCTTTGCTGGTGACGAAGGCCAGCAGCTCGTTGGCCAAGGCCACCGGGCCCAGCCCGTGGCTCAGGCACAGCTCCACCACTGCGGGGAAAAGGGGAGTCAGGGGAGCCCAAAATCCCACCGAGACCCCCCCTCACCCCTTCGGGTACACCTCAACCACCCCCTggtcccctgtgccccccagaaCGCGGCAGTTCCCAAAGCCCTGACCCCCGTGACCCCCCATATACCCAACGCACTCCTTGGCACCCCCGGACCACCCAAtgcccccccaaacaccccctgaCATCCCCAGAGCACCCAACCCCCGCACATCCCTTCTGCAACACTCCCAGACCACCCGACACCCCCAAGCATTTCCGAGCCATCCCAAAATGCCCTCGAACAACCCCCCCCGACACCCCCAGGCCCCACAAAGGCCTCTGCTAATGCCCTCCTACACCTGACACCCCCCAAACCttcacccccagacccccaaaactcccttcctccttcccaggccGCGCCCCCCGGAGCCCTCACGCTTGTCGGGCACTTCCTCGCCCTGGCAGCGCAGCTCGAAGAGCCGCAGCTCCCTGAGCACCGCCTCGGCCGTCACCGGCTCCCGGTCCcgctccggctccggctccaTCCCCGGCTCCGCCATGGCCGCGCTCGACCCGCGCGGGCGCCGctccggggagggggcggggccgagccATATAAGGACACGGGGGCGTGGTTTGCGTGGGGAAAGGGGGCGTGGTTATTCAGATTTAGACACAACGGACCAATGGGAGCGCGGTGGGCGGTGAAGGGGCGTGGCCGCGCGCTCCAAACTCCGCCCACCCGGGGTGGGTGGGGACAAGGGCGGGAggaaaaaagggcgggaaaattCGCGCCCTCAGAGCgctgggggggggcggggctggggcggctCTGAGGGAACCGAGCCCGGCCGGGTCCGAGGGGTGGAACCGGCTCCGAGGGGTCGAACCGGCTCCGAGGGGACAAACCGGGTCCGAGGGGTGGAACCGGCTCCGAGGGGACGAACCGGCTCCGAGGGGTGGAACCGGCTCCGAGGGCACGAACCGGCTCCGAGGGGTGGAACCGGCTCCGAGGGCACGAACCGGCTCCGAGGGGTGGAACCGGCTCCGAGGGGTCGAACCGGCTCCGAGGGGTCGAACCGGCTCCGAGGGGTGGAACCGGCTCGGAGGGGTGGAACCGGCTCCGAGGGGTCGAACCGGCTCCGAGGGGTCGAACCGGCTCCGAGGGGTCCAGCCCGGGCCTGGGGGGTCCAGCCCAGGCCTGGGGGTCGCACCTGCCTCAGGGGATCCTGCCCCAAGTCCGgggtcccctccctgcccagcccctcaccccccGGGCTATGGCAGCCTCGTCCTGCACCCCCCACCCAGGAGACACACCCGGGTTTTAAGTCACAACcactaaaacccccccaaaatgtaTAAATATAACCTCAAATCAAGCCCTAAGCCAGTTATTTTGCAGCACGCTGAGACCCCCTCACTCCCTGCCTCGAGGTGGGGGAGAAAGAACTGCCAGAAAAAGGAGTTTTGacttaaataacatttttttttctttggtttttatctcatttttaatttatacAATAAAAAACCACTTTATGGCACCCGGGGGCAGCAGATCCCTGAAGCGAAGGGCGACGGCCGGGGCTCCGTCGGCACAAGAAGCACCAAAATCGGGAGGATTTGCCCCAAAAGGGCCGAGCGTGAGGCGGGGGTGGGACGAGGGTCTTTGGCAAAGCTCGGGGGGGGTCCTGTGGGacccccacatccccccccCATCCAGCCTTTTCTGccgaaaaaagccaaaaaaggggaagaacCGGCGCGGGGTCGTGGAAGGCACTTGGAGAGTCCGGTCAGGCAAACATGGTGAGCTGGAGccactggggaggaggaggaggaggagggtgatgggaggaaggggatgggggaagaaggaggaggaataggaggaggagagggtgaAGAAAGTGTGGGAGAAGCAACaagagaaggagagggaggaggaggaagtgaggaaggtgaggaaagaggagagaaaggaggaggaggaagaggaggaggaggaaggcctGGAACCTCCCCCCCACCAGTACCTGCAGCAGGTCGAAGGTGACGACGCCATCCTGGTCCACGTCCATCGCTTGGAAAAACCCTGCGGGGAGGGAAACGCGTTGGGATTTCGCGGGGTAAAGTTCTATTTCTGAGGGAAAAGTGCGGTGGGGATGGGCGGGAAGGCCGGGATGATTTGGGAGCGGGGTGGGAGGGATCGTTCGGGATCGTTCGGGGTCGGGGCTGCTCACGGAACATGGTCTCGAGGCGCACGAGGCAGCAGACGAAGCTGTCGAAGTCCAGGGCCAGGTCGGGCTCGGCGTAGCGGGTGATGAGCAGCTCGTGCAGCTTCTTGTTGAGCCGGTACCCTGGGAGGGGGGGACGCCCTGGGGGTCAGCTGGGGGCCCTCCGGGCAGGGGAGGGGTCTGTGCCCcatgggggtccccgggggtcaCCTGCAGCCTCCAGCGCCAGGCGCAGCTCGTAGGCGCTGATGGAGCCGGACTTGTCCAGGTCGAACTTGCGGAAGATGCTCTGGCAGGAACAGCCCCCCCAAAAGAAGAGGGGTTGCTCGTGAGGAGAGacccccacagcacccccaaaACGGGGGGTCACCCACAAGGAAAGACCCCAAAATCTTCACCCCACACCTCAACCCCCCCTCATTGCATCCCAACGCACCcccagaaaaggggggattAAAGGGAGGAGTCTCCCATGAggagagggaccccaaaatgcccccactGAACTCCAAAACCTCGCCGGAGAGGTGGGAGAGACCCCAATTCCCCCAGACCCACCAGGTAGTTGCGGATCCGGTTCCAGAGGATGTTGAACTCCACCAGTCCcagtttcccattcccatcttTCTG
This window encodes:
- the POLA2 gene encoding DNA polymerase alpha subunit B; translated protein: MAEPGMEPEPERDREPVTAEAVLRELRLFELRCQGEEVPDKLVELCLSHGLGPVALANELLAFVTSKDLDLQLTPEGLDAFEHEVLAKRSSRSRRGRDERRGLLHDIHSLQELLDEEEEDKLLDAYTTPSKGSQKRGNSTPETPRPKRAPSSRSPYGLFSPGSFSPSVTPSQKYSSRGGRGEVVASFGPVQSPAWSGRGGCAVKLFGCPEENLTKPYKFMFQKALDVREALAGRVEELGEVLRRHHGLDGFTSTALPAQEPVTVLGQISCDGNGKLNAKSVLLVGDREHSGGAQVPLDLSELPEYSLFPGQVVALEGTNSTGRRMVVSKLYEGIPLPFHTSTEPMAEQRMVLVACGPFTPSDGVAFEPLSDLLEVVARDRPDVCILLGPFLDAKHEQVESCQLLGSFSDVFQLCLRTIIEGTRSAGSQLVLVPSLRDVAHDFVYPQPPFPFPDLPKEDRARVLLVPEPCTLDIDGVVFGLTSTDLLFHMGAEEISSSSGISDRFTRILRHILTQRSFYPLYPPSEELNVDYENLSAFAALPVTPDVLVTPSELRFFIKDVLGCICINPGRLTKGQAGGTYGRLLLRRDHRGDHPGDHPGDHPGDHHGDHHGDHPGDHPGDNPRGDPRSSPCVAAQVVRI